Proteins from a genomic interval of Zingiber officinale cultivar Zhangliang chromosome 2A, Zo_v1.1, whole genome shotgun sequence:
- the LOC122041146 gene encoding mannose-specific lectin-like, whose amino-acid sequence MAGLVILSAFLLGFLLPSSMADNVLYSGDTLYSGQSLTQGSYSLTMQSDCNLVLYDYGRAVWSSGTYNRGYNCILRMQNDGNLVIYSNNNAIWASNTGGQQGHFVLILQRDRNVVIYGCPSWATGTNTANSKGVVVVEHGRNDTSAAMVVVVPEGDEPQNRKIAMVINN is encoded by the coding sequence ATGGCTGGCCTCGTCATCCTTTCCGCTTTTCTCCTCGGCTTCCTCCTGCCTTCCTCCATGGCCGACAACGTTCTCTACTCTGGCGACACGCTGTACAGCGGCCAGTCCCTCACCCAAGGCAGTTAcagcctcaccatgcagtccgaCTGCAACCTCGTGCTCTACGACTACGGCCGGGCGGTCTGGTCCTCCGGCACCTACAACCGCGGCTACAACTGCATCCTCCGCATGCAGAACGACGGCAACCTCGTCATCTACAGCAACAACAACGCCATTTGGGCGAGCAACACCGGCGGACAGCAAGGCCACTTCGTTCTCATCCTACAGCGCGACCGCAACGTCGTCATCTACGGCTGCCCCAGCTGGGCCACCGGCACCAACACCGCCAACTCCAAAGGCGTTGTGGTCGTCGAGCACGGCCGGAACGACACTTCCGCCGCCATGGTGGTGGTCGTGCCGGAGGGTGACGAGCCCCAGAACCGGAAGATCGCCATGGTGATCAATAATTAA